Proteins encoded by one window of Bos javanicus breed banteng chromosome 22, ARS-OSU_banteng_1.0, whole genome shotgun sequence:
- the SEC61G gene encoding protein transport protein Sec61 subunit gamma produces MNGGVGCWYLGVVSGSCGRRSVGFCATCLWLLSRRGADIMDQVMQFVEPSRQFVKDSIRLVKRCTKPDRKEFQKIAMATAIGFAIMGFIGFFVKLIHIPINNIIVGG; encoded by the exons ATGAACGGAGGGGTGGGCTGCTGGTATTTGGGCGTGGTTTCCGGTTCCTGTGGGCGTCGGTCTGTCGGCTTTTGTGCTACGTGTCTTTGGCTGTTGAGCAGACGCGGAGCAG ACATCATGGATCAGGTAATGCAGTTCGTTGAGCCAAGTCGGCAGTTTGTGAAAGACTCAATTCGGCTGGTTAAAAGATGCACCAAACCTGATAGAAAAG AATTCCAGAAGATTGCCATGGCAACAGCAATAGGATTCGCTATAATGGGATTCATTGGCTTTTTTGTGAAATTGATCCATATTCCTATTAATAACATCATTGT tGGTGGCTGA